Proteins from a genomic interval of Amycolatopsis sp. cg13:
- a CDS encoding DUF397 domain-containing protein — translation MMADLSGAQWRKSSYSGGGNDCVEVAFVAGGAAVRDSKDPEGGAFRLPAAGWQALLDAVRGQGQA, via the coding sequence ATGATGGCCGACCTTTCCGGTGCCCAGTGGCGCAAGAGCAGCTACAGCGGCGGCGGCAACGACTGCGTCGAGGTCGCCTTCGTCGCGGGCGGCGCCGCGGTGCGCGACTCGAAAGACCCGGAAGGCGGAGCGTTCCGCCTGCCCGCCGCCGGCTGGCAGGCGCTGCTGGACGCGGTGCGCGGCCAGGGGCAGGCTTGA
- a CDS encoding helix-turn-helix domain-containing protein: MARGQGPTVRRRRLASELRRLREAADLTIDEVGEKLECSASKVSRIETGHVGVTPRDARDMLALYGITGDEQEALVQLAREARKRGWWHAYNEVFTGTFVGLEADASSLRAFQALLVPGLLQTERYAFSVIRALRPDAEESETRRRVAARMARQQLLTDDPPVEYWAVIDEAVLHRVVDSAEVMAEQLYRMSAMAEKPNVTVQVVPFGAGAHPGMEGPFLIMGFPEQADPDVVYVDDSTSSGLYLEQPDDVRRYALMFDHLRAAALKPDDSVALITDAAGRFAEQAAAVQEPRNTNPRQ; the protein is encoded by the coding sequence GTGGCGAGAGGCCAGGGACCGACCGTTCGCCGCCGGCGCCTCGCGAGCGAACTGCGGAGGCTGCGCGAAGCCGCCGATCTCACCATCGACGAGGTCGGCGAGAAGCTGGAGTGCTCGGCGTCCAAAGTGAGCCGCATCGAGACCGGCCACGTCGGCGTCACCCCGCGCGACGCGAGGGACATGCTCGCGCTGTACGGCATCACCGGCGACGAGCAGGAGGCGCTCGTCCAGCTCGCGCGCGAAGCGCGCAAACGCGGCTGGTGGCACGCCTACAACGAAGTCTTCACCGGCACCTTCGTCGGCCTCGAAGCGGACGCGAGTTCGCTGCGCGCGTTCCAGGCGCTGCTGGTTCCGGGGCTGCTGCAGACCGAGCGCTACGCGTTCTCGGTGATCCGCGCGCTGCGTCCGGACGCCGAGGAGTCCGAGACCCGCCGCCGGGTCGCCGCGCGGATGGCGCGCCAGCAGCTGCTGACCGACGACCCGCCGGTCGAGTACTGGGCGGTGATCGACGAGGCGGTGCTGCACCGCGTGGTCGACAGCGCCGAGGTGATGGCCGAACAGCTGTACCGGATGAGCGCGATGGCCGAGAAGCCGAACGTGACCGTCCAGGTGGTGCCGTTCGGAGCCGGGGCGCACCCCGGCATGGAGGGACCGTTCCTCATCATGGGCTTCCCCGAGCAGGCCGATCCCGACGTGGTCTACGTCGACGACAGCACTTCCAGCGGCCTGTACCTCGAACAGCCCGACGACGTCCGGCGCTACGCGCTGATGTTCGACCACCTGCGCGCAGCAGCGCTGAAACCGGACGATTCGGTGGCTCTGATCACCGACGCGGCCGGCCGGTTCGCCGAACAGGCCGCCGCGGTTCAGGAACCGAGGAACACCAACCCGAGACAGTGA
- a CDS encoding acyl-CoA thioesterase: protein MTEMAREAATGLDTSTGGGGQPVLDKLVALLDLEKIEENIYRGVSPAHSPVRVFGGQVAGQALVAAGRTVPEERRVHSLHAYFIRGGDPSVPIVYEVDRIRDGRSFTTRRVVAVQHGKAIFSLSASFQKDEPGIDHAEPMPEDVPAPESLPTFPELTAGYGLRHAERPRPIDIRYIGEPPWVTRTTGERPTRHRVWMRADGTLSDNQLLHVCVLTYASDMTLLDSVLARHGVYWDVDKVLGASLDHALWFHRPFRADEWFLYDSTSPSASGARGLATGRFFTRDGLHVATVVQEGLLRVR from the coding sequence ATGACTGAGATGGCCAGGGAAGCCGCCACCGGACTCGACACGAGCACCGGTGGCGGCGGGCAGCCGGTGCTGGACAAGCTCGTCGCGCTGCTGGACCTGGAGAAGATCGAAGAGAACATCTACCGCGGCGTTTCGCCCGCGCACTCGCCGGTGCGCGTGTTCGGCGGGCAGGTCGCCGGGCAGGCGCTCGTCGCGGCGGGCCGGACCGTCCCGGAGGAGCGGCGGGTCCATTCGCTGCACGCGTACTTCATCCGCGGCGGCGACCCGAGCGTCCCGATCGTGTACGAAGTGGACCGCATCCGCGACGGCCGCTCGTTCACCACCCGGCGCGTGGTCGCGGTCCAGCACGGCAAGGCGATTTTCTCGCTGTCCGCGTCGTTCCAGAAGGACGAGCCGGGCATCGACCACGCCGAGCCGATGCCGGAGGACGTGCCCGCCCCGGAGTCGCTGCCGACCTTCCCCGAGCTGACCGCCGGATACGGCCTGCGCCACGCCGAACGCCCGCGGCCGATCGACATCCGCTACATCGGCGAGCCGCCGTGGGTCACCCGCACGACCGGCGAACGCCCGACGCGCCACCGCGTCTGGATGCGGGCCGACGGAACCCTGTCCGACAACCAGCTCCTGCACGTCTGCGTGCTCACTTACGCCTCGGACATGACGCTGCTGGACTCGGTGCTCGCGCGGCACGGCGTGTACTGGGACGTCGACAAGGTGCTCGGCGCGAGCCTCGACCACGCGTTGTGGTTCCACCGTCCATTCCGGGCGGACGAGTGGTTCCTTTACGACAGCACGTCCCCGAGCGCTTCGGGTGCCCGCGGGCTGGCCACCGGACGGTTCTTCACCCGCGACGGCTTGCACGTCGCGACCGTGGTCCAAGAAGGACTGCTGCGGGTCCGGTAA
- the pyk gene encoding pyruvate kinase translates to MSRRAKIVCTLGPATSTPEKMRALVDAGMDVARMNFSHGSHSDHKQVYDLVRSAAAESGRAVGILADLQGPKIRLGTFASGSAEWHTGDVVRITVEDVAGTHDRVSTTYKGLAKDAKPGDRLLVDDGKVGLVVKDVEGPDVVCEVTEGGPVSNNKGVSLPGMDVSVPALSDKDIEDLEFALQLGVDFIALSFVRSPADIDLVHQVMDRVGKGRLPVVAKIEKPEAVYNLEAIVLAFDAVMVARGDLGVELPLEQVPLVQKRAIQICRENAKPVIVATQMLESMINNSRPTRAEASDVANAVLDGADAVMLSGETSVGRYPIETVQTMGRIVEAVETDSPVVPPLSHVPRTKRGVISYAARDIGERLNAKALVAFTQSGDTVRRLARLHTRLPLMAFTPEQSVRSQLALTWGTTTQIVPRVDSTDQMIQQVDHAMLEMGKYQRGDLVVIVAGSPPGTVGSTNLIHVHRLGEDDHA, encoded by the coding sequence GTGAGCCGACGCGCGAAGATCGTTTGTACATTGGGTCCCGCGACCTCCACGCCGGAGAAGATGCGGGCACTCGTCGACGCCGGGATGGACGTCGCGAGGATGAACTTCAGCCACGGCAGCCACAGCGACCACAAGCAGGTCTACGACCTGGTCCGGTCCGCGGCCGCCGAAAGTGGCCGGGCGGTGGGGATCCTCGCCGACCTGCAGGGACCGAAGATCCGGCTGGGCACGTTCGCCAGCGGATCGGCGGAATGGCACACCGGGGACGTCGTCCGGATCACCGTCGAGGACGTCGCCGGCACCCACGACCGGGTTTCGACCACCTACAAGGGACTCGCCAAGGACGCCAAGCCGGGCGACCGGCTGCTGGTCGACGACGGCAAGGTCGGCCTGGTGGTCAAGGACGTCGAGGGCCCGGACGTCGTGTGCGAGGTGACCGAGGGCGGCCCGGTCAGCAACAACAAGGGCGTGTCGCTGCCCGGGATGGACGTCTCGGTGCCCGCGCTGTCCGACAAGGACATCGAGGACCTGGAGTTCGCGCTGCAGCTGGGCGTCGACTTCATCGCGCTGTCCTTCGTGCGCTCGCCCGCCGACATCGACCTCGTGCACCAGGTCATGGACCGCGTGGGCAAGGGACGGCTGCCGGTCGTCGCGAAGATCGAGAAGCCCGAGGCGGTCTACAACCTCGAGGCCATCGTGCTGGCCTTCGACGCGGTGATGGTCGCCCGCGGCGACCTCGGCGTCGAACTGCCGCTCGAGCAGGTCCCGCTGGTGCAGAAGCGCGCCATCCAGATCTGCCGCGAGAACGCGAAGCCGGTCATCGTCGCCACGCAGATGCTGGAATCGATGATCAACAACTCCCGCCCGACCCGCGCCGAGGCGTCCGACGTCGCGAACGCGGTCCTCGACGGCGCGGACGCGGTGATGCTGTCCGGCGAGACGAGCGTCGGCCGGTACCCGATCGAAACGGTCCAGACCATGGGCCGGATCGTCGAGGCCGTCGAGACGGATTCGCCGGTCGTGCCGCCGCTGTCGCACGTGCCGCGCACCAAGCGGGGCGTCATCTCCTACGCCGCCCGCGACATCGGCGAGCGGCTCAACGCCAAGGCGCTGGTCGCGTTCACGCAGTCCGGCGACACCGTGCGCCGCCTCGCGCGGCTGCACACGCGGCTGCCGCTGATGGCGTTCACGCCGGAGCAGAGCGTCCGCAGCCAGCTGGCGCTGACCTGGGGCACCACGACGCAGATCGTGCCGCGGGTGGACTCCACCGACCAGATGATCCAGCAGGTCGACCACGCGATGCTCGAAATGGGCAAGTACCAGCGCGGCGACCTCGTGGTGATCGTCGCGGGCTCGCCGCCCGGGACCGTCGGGTCGACCAACCTGATCCACGTCCACCGGCTCGGTGAAGACGACCACGCATAA
- a CDS encoding DUF2461 domain-containing protein produces MKFSGFGEHAVEFYDGLLADNTKAYWDDNVAIYKEHVRAPMEALLAELEPEFGAGFGEAKVFRPYRDVRFAKDKTPYKTHCGGVIESGRGGGAYYVEVGPVGLRVGGGCFHLASDQLARYRTAVDTELHGPELEKILASLRKAGWEILGDRLKSKPRGFAEDHPRLDLLRHRSVYAVRVWEPDDFLHERETFDRVRKSWRQLRKFNEWARDHVGPSEKPRR; encoded by the coding sequence GTGAAGTTCAGCGGATTCGGGGAGCACGCCGTCGAGTTCTACGACGGGCTGCTCGCGGACAACACCAAGGCCTACTGGGACGACAACGTGGCCATCTACAAGGAGCACGTCCGGGCTCCGATGGAGGCGCTGCTGGCCGAGCTGGAGCCGGAGTTCGGCGCGGGCTTCGGCGAGGCGAAGGTGTTCCGGCCCTATCGCGACGTCCGGTTCGCCAAGGACAAGACGCCGTACAAGACGCACTGCGGCGGCGTGATCGAGTCCGGCCGCGGCGGGGGAGCGTATTACGTCGAGGTAGGCCCGGTCGGGCTGCGTGTCGGGGGCGGTTGCTTCCACCTGGCCTCGGACCAGCTGGCCCGCTACCGCACGGCGGTCGACACCGAACTGCACGGGCCCGAGCTGGAGAAAATTCTGGCGAGCCTGCGCAAGGCGGGCTGGGAAATTCTCGGCGACCGGCTGAAGTCCAAACCGCGCGGGTTCGCCGAGGACCATCCGCGCCTCGACCTGCTGCGGCACCGTTCGGTGTACGCCGTCCGGGTCTGGGAGCCGGACGACTTCCTGCATGAGCGCGAGACGTTCGACCGGGTGCGGAAATCGTGGCGTCAGCTGCGGAAATTCAACGAATGGGCACGCGACCACGTGGGTCCGAGCGAGAAACCGCGGCGCTGA
- a CDS encoding glycoside hydrolase family 18 protein, which yields MLRLRRKRLLALAGLATAAFAAAAALVPAASTAAPARTEAAAGKVVGYFTDWGIYDRNYHVKNIETSGSANKLTHINFAFGNVTGGGCAIGDAWADYQKTYDAAGSVDGVADTWDQPLAGSFNQLKKLKAKHPGLKIIWSFGGWTWSGGFGQAAKNPEAFANSCYNLVNDKRWAGLFDGIDLDWEYPNACGLTCDTSGPDALKKLLAAVRGKFGSSKLVTAAISADGSNGGKLDATDYAGAAQYVDWYNVMTYDFFGAWAAQGPTAPHSPLTSYNGLPTQGFYSDAAIQKLKSKGVPASKLLLGIGFYGRGWTGVTQSAPGGTATGPAPGKYEQGIEDYKILKTSCPATGTVAGTAYAKCGSNWWSYDTPSTIAGKTSYARSQGLGGTFFWELSGDTSNGELITALAK from the coding sequence ATGCTTCGCTTGCGCAGAAAACGCCTGCTGGCACTGGCCGGCCTGGCGACCGCGGCGTTCGCCGCCGCGGCCGCGCTCGTCCCCGCCGCTTCGACGGCCGCCCCCGCGAGAACCGAGGCCGCGGCCGGGAAAGTGGTCGGCTACTTCACCGACTGGGGCATCTACGACCGCAACTACCACGTGAAGAACATCGAGACGTCCGGCTCGGCGAACAAGCTCACGCACATCAACTTCGCCTTCGGCAACGTCACCGGCGGCGGCTGCGCGATCGGCGACGCGTGGGCCGACTACCAGAAAACCTACGACGCGGCGGGCAGCGTCGACGGCGTCGCCGACACCTGGGACCAGCCGCTCGCGGGCAGTTTCAACCAGCTCAAGAAGCTGAAGGCCAAGCATCCCGGGCTGAAGATCATCTGGTCGTTCGGCGGCTGGACCTGGTCCGGCGGCTTCGGGCAGGCCGCGAAGAACCCGGAAGCCTTCGCCAATTCCTGCTACAACCTCGTCAACGACAAGCGCTGGGCCGGCCTGTTCGACGGCATCGACCTCGACTGGGAGTACCCGAACGCGTGCGGCCTCACCTGTGACACCAGCGGTCCCGACGCGCTGAAGAAGCTGCTCGCGGCCGTGCGGGGCAAGTTCGGCTCGTCGAAGCTCGTCACCGCCGCGATCAGCGCGGACGGCAGCAACGGCGGCAAGCTGGACGCCACCGATTACGCGGGTGCCGCGCAGTATGTCGACTGGTACAACGTGATGACGTACGACTTCTTCGGCGCCTGGGCCGCGCAAGGGCCGACCGCGCCGCACTCGCCGCTCACGTCGTACAACGGCCTGCCGACGCAGGGCTTCTACTCGGATGCGGCCATCCAGAAGCTCAAGAGCAAGGGCGTCCCGGCCTCGAAACTGTTGCTGGGCATCGGTTTCTACGGCCGTGGCTGGACCGGTGTCACGCAGAGCGCGCCGGGCGGCACCGCGACCGGACCGGCTCCCGGCAAGTACGAGCAGGGCATCGAGGACTACAAGATCCTCAAGACGAGCTGCCCGGCGACCGGGACCGTCGCGGGCACCGCGTACGCCAAGTGCGGTTCCAACTGGTGGAGCTACGACACGCCGTCGACCATCGCGGGCAAGACGTCGTACGCGAGGTCGCAGGGTCTCGGCGGCACCTTCTTCTGGGAGCTGTCCGGCGACACCTCGAACGGCGAACTGATCACGGCACTCGCCAAGTAG
- a CDS encoding helix-turn-helix transcriptional regulator has translation MQTFDVLAEPRRRALLDLLLEGERSVGELVAELRLSQPAVSKHLRVLREAGLVTVRVSAQRRCYRLRAEPLAEVDAWLAPYRQFWADRLDALEQRLDETE, from the coding sequence ATGCAGACCTTCGACGTGCTGGCCGAACCCCGCCGCCGCGCGCTGCTGGACCTGCTGCTCGAGGGCGAGCGGTCGGTCGGCGAACTGGTGGCCGAACTGCGGCTCAGCCAGCCCGCCGTGTCCAAGCACCTGCGCGTGCTGCGCGAGGCGGGGCTGGTGACCGTGCGGGTGTCCGCGCAGCGCCGCTGCTACCGGCTGCGCGCCGAACCGCTGGCCGAAGTGGACGCGTGGCTCGCGCCCTACCGGCAGTTCTGGGCGGACCGGCTCGACGCGCTCGAACAGCGGCTGGACGAAACCGAGTGA
- a CDS encoding aromatic amino acid ammonia-lyase translates to MIRVDGRTLRCADVVAAAHTEGPLAIDVSIAAMRAAEHSWKLAEDLSTRRVVYGRTTGVGANKDDAVDEPAEHGLRLLRSHAGGSGDLLPDGQIRAMLLIRLNQLLTGRSGISPELINALAEAVRTGALPVVHRLGAIGTGDLAPLAETALALAGERAWAIGAVPPVPVHAGDALAFMSSNAATLAEATLAAMSLDTLTRASHAVAALTYVALDGNPEAYATPVHEARPHVGQVACAAEMRRLLGMHGTPKPGRRLQDPFGLRAFPQVQGPALDAIHYLRDVLAVEINASTENPMISTVHGDAYHHAHFHTAYVSTALDQARATVHQVAELSVARLGDLVEPEFTGLRPFLAVGPPGSSGVMILEYVAHDALTELRQAALPATLGTAVVSRGIEDHASFSTQAARAATAAAAAYRQVLACELVAAVRALRIRKAELVDLPVRAAFAAAVGVLDERLEDRPLTEDIAKAAGVLDELARI, encoded by the coding sequence GTGATCCGAGTGGACGGCCGGACCCTGCGGTGCGCCGACGTGGTCGCGGCGGCGCACACCGAAGGCCCGCTGGCGATCGACGTGTCCATCGCCGCGATGCGCGCGGCTGAGCATTCGTGGAAGCTGGCCGAGGACCTGAGCACCCGGCGAGTGGTCTACGGCCGCACCACCGGCGTCGGCGCGAACAAGGACGACGCGGTGGACGAACCCGCCGAGCATGGTCTTCGGTTGCTGCGCAGCCACGCCGGCGGCAGCGGCGATCTGCTGCCGGACGGCCAGATCCGCGCGATGCTCCTGATCCGGCTCAACCAACTGCTGACCGGCCGGTCCGGAATCAGCCCAGAGCTGATCAACGCACTCGCCGAAGCCGTGCGCACTGGTGCGCTGCCAGTGGTGCACCGACTGGGTGCCATCGGCACCGGCGATCTTGCCCCGCTCGCGGAAACCGCACTCGCGTTGGCCGGTGAACGCGCGTGGGCGATCGGCGCGGTGCCACCGGTTCCGGTGCATGCGGGCGATGCGCTGGCGTTCATGAGCAGCAACGCCGCGACGCTCGCCGAAGCAACTCTCGCCGCGATGAGCCTCGACACGCTTACCCGCGCGAGCCACGCCGTCGCCGCGCTCACGTACGTGGCTCTCGACGGCAACCCCGAGGCGTACGCGACACCTGTGCACGAAGCACGTCCGCACGTCGGGCAAGTGGCTTGCGCGGCTGAGATGCGTCGGCTGTTGGGCATGCACGGCACGCCTAAACCGGGGCGTCGGCTTCAGGATCCCTTCGGGTTGCGGGCTTTTCCTCAGGTGCAAGGTCCTGCTTTGGACGCGATCCACTACTTGCGGGACGTGCTCGCCGTGGAGATCAATGCCAGCACGGAAAATCCGATGATCTCTACGGTACACGGCGACGCTTACCACCATGCGCACTTCCACACCGCTTACGTTTCGACTGCGCTCGATCAAGCCCGCGCGACGGTGCATCAGGTGGCGGAGCTGTCCGTGGCTCGGTTGGGCGACTTGGTGGAACCGGAATTCACCGGGCTGCGGCCGTTTCTCGCCGTCGGGCCGCCGGGGAGTTCCGGGGTGATGATCCTGGAGTATGTCGCGCACGACGCGCTTACCGAACTTCGGCAGGCGGCTTTGCCTGCGACGCTGGGGACTGCTGTGGTGTCGCGGGGGATTGAAGATCACGCGAGTTTTTCGACGCAGGCTGCGCGGGCAGCCACAGCGGCGGCGGCTGCTTATCGGCAGGTGCTGGCTTGCGAGCTGGTGGCTGCCGTGCGGGCGTTGCGGATCCGGAAGGCTGAGCTGGTGGATCTGCCCGTGCGAGCGGCTTTCGCGGCTGCGGTGGGGGTGTTGGACGAGCGGCTGGAGGATCGGCCGTTGACCGAGGACATCGCGAAGGCGGCTGGGGTTTTGGACGAGCTTGCGCGGATCTAA
- a CDS encoding AAA family ATPase produces the protein MERREVRDMPDGATETFDRTLVRLRRAAGLTQEQLAQRCGLSTRGVGNLERGQRHPRRVTVQLLADGLALPEDGRAELLAAARRGRQRPPDNSVPPPRPAPDLIGRVEEHALLDKHISGTGKPFLVFAGQTGIGKTRLLAEAATLAETRGTVVLSTACSRHGGEPYAPLSEAFARHASEHPTGPGLSFLLPEQRTAEPAPPRWLMFAEAARFLDTLARRHGVLVILDDLQWASPDGLALLASLVQDVRPDRVRFLAAYRDTEIAAAEPLADTLLDLYRKGLLTQHSLAPLADDDATTLLHHSAGTEVGQSARERVLRLAGGLPLFLVQLGHVLGRSGKPPAELPWGLTHAVRRQLGSLPERTAEVLTLLAVGQQRMDPEVLAAAAGLDPAELSEVLAPAHTARLLDENAEGVRLTHELVAEVMNGDLPPSRRHVLHRRLAEALGGAAAAYHYTHAQDTERAAQTLRHAAEKASRQAAHDTAAQHLGALVDLLDRTGSQAAVAEAAEAWADALAAAGRYDAALAAAERALLVYRKEGDEERQRLVIARIGYLHYQRGTPREGLARIAPTLTEDRPGGSAVQLRLARAANLYQSTRYRESVEVSTAAIVAAEAVGDEHGLSGGHLRRGLALRLLGRNDEALTDLHTAAATAELCGDREIVVRALTGVAVLHHYRGELARADRQFERILLLAEELGDRELLSRAVCNLGASAVYVGRWGDALRRFSQALELAGHGRSPMCGAMALIGRGALWSACGRFTAAADDLTQVIRLGRESDNADIICNASAQLAENDVRAGRPERGVRRLLPLLAMQGERSWQMTDALPFLAEAQLAAGDPVAAGETAAEAVACTEHIDHILARTDAFRVQGLAFLRCGSLALAEESLGEARVLAEQMASPYLLARVSAAHAGLAERRGDCAAAARDRGQAEELFTALRRDALSPE, from the coding sequence ATGGAGCGGCGGGAGGTGCGGGACATGCCGGACGGCGCGACGGAAACGTTCGACCGGACGCTGGTCCGGTTGCGCCGGGCGGCCGGGCTGACGCAGGAACAACTGGCGCAGCGCTGCGGGCTGAGCACGCGCGGCGTGGGGAATCTCGAACGCGGGCAGCGGCATCCGCGGCGGGTCACCGTGCAGCTCCTCGCCGACGGTCTCGCGCTGCCCGAAGACGGCCGTGCCGAACTGCTCGCGGCCGCCCGGCGAGGCAGGCAGCGTCCGCCGGACAACTCGGTCCCGCCGCCTCGCCCGGCACCGGATCTCATCGGCCGCGTCGAGGAACACGCCTTGCTGGACAAACACATTTCCGGCACGGGCAAGCCGTTTCTGGTTTTCGCCGGACAGACCGGAATCGGCAAAACCCGGCTGCTCGCCGAAGCTGCGACGTTGGCCGAGACCCGCGGCACGGTGGTGCTTTCCACAGCGTGCTCCCGGCACGGCGGAGAGCCGTACGCGCCGCTCTCCGAGGCGTTCGCCCGGCACGCGTCCGAGCATCCCACCGGACCCGGCCTGTCATTCCTGCTGCCCGAACAACGCACCGCCGAACCGGCCCCGCCCCGCTGGCTGATGTTCGCCGAAGCAGCCCGGTTTCTCGACACGCTCGCGCGCCGACATGGCGTGCTCGTGATTCTGGACGACCTCCAATGGGCTAGCCCGGACGGTCTCGCGCTGCTGGCTTCGCTGGTCCAGGACGTCCGGCCGGATCGAGTCCGATTCCTCGCCGCCTACCGCGACACCGAGATCGCCGCCGCCGAGCCGTTGGCCGACACTCTGCTCGACTTGTACCGGAAAGGCTTGCTGACCCAGCATTCCCTGGCCCCGCTGGCGGACGACGACGCGACGACGCTGTTGCACCACAGCGCCGGGACCGAGGTAGGACAGTCCGCCCGCGAACGGGTGCTTCGGCTGGCTGGCGGTCTCCCGTTGTTCCTGGTCCAACTGGGACACGTACTGGGCAGATCCGGCAAACCGCCCGCGGAACTGCCGTGGGGCCTCACCCACGCGGTGCGGCGGCAGCTCGGTTCGCTGCCCGAACGGACCGCCGAGGTGCTGACGCTGCTGGCGGTGGGGCAGCAGCGGATGGACCCGGAAGTCCTCGCCGCCGCTGCCGGGCTGGATCCGGCCGAACTGTCCGAAGTGCTGGCACCCGCGCACACCGCGCGGCTGCTGGACGAAAACGCCGAGGGCGTGCGGCTGACCCACGAACTGGTCGCCGAGGTGATGAACGGAGACCTGCCGCCAAGCCGTCGACATGTACTGCACCGCAGACTGGCCGAGGCATTGGGCGGCGCGGCTGCGGCTTACCACTACACGCACGCGCAGGACACTGAACGAGCCGCGCAAACCTTGCGGCACGCCGCGGAAAAAGCCAGCAGACAAGCCGCCCACGACACGGCCGCCCAGCACCTGGGCGCGCTAGTCGATCTCTTGGACCGCACCGGTTCGCAGGCCGCTGTCGCCGAAGCGGCTGAAGCCTGGGCGGACGCACTCGCCGCCGCTGGCCGTTACGACGCCGCGCTCGCCGCCGCCGAACGCGCGCTTTTGGTGTACCGCAAGGAAGGCGACGAGGAACGGCAACGTCTGGTGATCGCCCGGATCGGCTACCTGCACTACCAACGCGGCACCCCGCGCGAGGGACTGGCGCGGATCGCGCCGACGCTGACCGAAGACCGACCCGGCGGATCGGCCGTCCAGTTGCGGCTGGCTCGCGCCGCCAATCTCTACCAGAGCACGCGCTATCGAGAGTCCGTCGAGGTGTCCACCGCCGCGATCGTCGCTGCCGAAGCGGTGGGGGATGAGCACGGCCTCTCGGGCGGACACCTTCGCCGGGGCTTGGCATTACGGCTGCTAGGCCGCAACGACGAAGCCCTGACCGATCTGCACACCGCCGCCGCCACTGCGGAACTGTGCGGCGACCGCGAGATCGTCGTCCGCGCACTGACCGGGGTCGCCGTGCTGCACCACTACCGCGGCGAACTGGCCCGTGCCGACCGGCAATTCGAGCGGATCCTGTTGCTGGCCGAGGAACTAGGCGACCGGGAACTACTCAGCCGAGCCGTCTGCAACCTCGGCGCGAGCGCGGTCTACGTCGGCCGCTGGGGCGATGCTTTGCGACGGTTCAGCCAGGCACTGGAACTGGCGGGACACGGCAGATCGCCCATGTGCGGCGCGATGGCCCTCATCGGCCGGGGCGCGCTGTGGTCAGCCTGCGGCCGCTTCACTGCGGCAGCCGACGATCTGACTCAGGTGATTCGGCTGGGGCGGGAAAGCGACAATGCCGACATCATCTGCAACGCGTCCGCTCAGCTGGCGGAGAACGACGTGCGTGCTGGGCGACCTGAGCGAGGGGTGCGCCGGTTGCTGCCGTTGCTCGCGATGCAGGGGGAGCGGAGCTGGCAGATGACCGACGCCCTGCCGTTCCTGGCCGAGGCGCAACTGGCTGCTGGCGATCCGGTCGCTGCTGGGGAGACCGCGGCGGAGGCGGTGGCTTGTACTGAGCACATCGATCACATCCTTGCGCGTACGGATGCTTTTCGGGTGCAGGGGCTTGCTTTTCTTCGGTGCGGATCCCTTGCCTTGGCGGAAGAAAGTCTCGGAGAAGCGCGCGTGCTGGCCGAACAGATGGCTTCGCCGTACCTGCTTGCCCGGGTGAGCGCTGCACATGCTGGTTTGGCTGAGCGCCGGGGCGACTGTGCTGCCGCGGCTCGGGATCGGGGGCAGGCGGAGGAGCTGTTCACGGCATTGCGGCGGGACGCCTTGTCTCCGGAGTGA